Genomic DNA from Microbacterium neungamense:
ACGCCCTCATCGCCGCCTCCTGACCCCCACGACCGATCCGATCCCCCGGATCCCCTCCCGGGGTCGGGGCGCGCTGTCAGTCGTCGTAGGGGACGGGCCAGCGCGGCTCGGGGACGGGCCAGCCGGCGTCGCGCAGGGCGCGGCGGGCGAGCTCGCGGGCGGAGTAGGGCGTGCGCACCCCGCGGATGTCGCGGTAGTCCTGGTGTCCGGGGCCGGCCCACAGGATCGCGTCGCCCTCGCCGACCAGGCCGACCGCGGCCACGATCGCCTCCTCGGGCGGGGAGTACTCGTGGATCTCGGCATCCGGACGCGCCCGCCGGGCGCCCTCGACGAGAGTCCTCCGGATCGACGCCGGGTCCTCGAACCGCGGATGGTGGTCGGTGACCACCAGGATGTCGCTGCCCTCCACGGCCGTGCGGGCCATGTCGTACCGCTTGGTGGCGTCGCGGTCGCCGTCCGCGCCGAACAGCATCAGCACCTTGCCGGGCGTCACCCGGCGCACCGCGGCGAGCGTCTTCTCGAACGCGTCGGGGGAGTGCCCGAAGTCGACGTACACGGCCGGTCCCCGCTCGCCGGAGACGAACTCGGTCCGCCCGGGCAGGTACGCGCGGATGCCGCCGTCCCGCTCCAGTCCGCCGGCGATCCGCTCCCACGAGTAGCCGCCCTCGAGCAGCATCACGATCGCGAGCCCGGCGTTCGCGGCCATGTGCGGGCCGATCACCGGCACCGTCGTGGTCAGCCGGCCCTGCGGCCCGGCCAGGGTGAACACGGTGCCGTTCTGCCGCTCGTCGTCGATCGTGACCACCCAGTCGGCCGCGGCCGCGGCATCCGCGTCGGCGGCGATCGCCGGCGTGCCCACGGTGACCACGGGGATGCCGGCCTCGGCCACCACCCGCGCACCGGCCGGGGAGTCCAGGCACACCACGCCGCGGCGGGCGCGGTCCGGCTGGAACAGCGGCAGCTTCGCCCGGAAGTACTCCTCCATGTCGGCGTAGTCGTCGAGGTGGTCGTGCGACAGGTTGGTGAAGCCGGCGACGTCGAACACGATCCCGTCCACGCGATGACGCGACAGCGCCTGTGCGCTCACCTCGACCGCCACCGCCTCCACCGCGCGCTCGCGCATCAAGGCCAGCAGCGCGTGCATCTCGGATGCCTCGGGCGTGGTCAGCCGCGACACGATCACCTGTCCCGCGATGTGCCGCTCCGCGGTGGACGACAGCCCGGTGACGACCCCGAGCTGATCGAGGATGCCCTCGAGCAGGTGCGACACGCTGGTCTTGCCGTTCGTGCCGGTGGTGCCGAACAGCAGCGGCAGCGGGTCGTCCGCGCCGGTGCCGTACACCCAGGCGCTCAGCGCGCCGAGGACCCCGCGGGGGTCGTCCACGACCACGATCGGCAGACCGGCGGATGCCGCGAGCTCGGCGCCGGCGGCA
This window encodes:
- a CDS encoding Mur ligase family protein, with the translated sequence MSNLPPVLRPADPPRRALAELADRFARDVRGDIADVHLSGITLATADLRAGEAFVAIQGVNRHGAEFAGTAAEKGAVAIITDAAGAELAASAGLPIVVVDDPRGVLGALSAWVYGTGADDPLPLLFGTTGTNGKTSVSHLLEGILDQLGVVTGLSSTAERHIAGQVIVSRLTTPEASEMHALLALMRERAVEAVAVEVSAQALSRHRVDGIVFDVAGFTNLSHDHLDDYADMEEYFRAKLPLFQPDRARRGVVCLDSPAGARVVAEAGIPVVTVGTPAIAADADAAAAADWVVTIDDERQNGTVFTLAGPQGRLTTTVPVIGPHMAANAGLAIVMLLEGGYSWERIAGGLERDGGIRAYLPGRTEFVSGERGPAVYVDFGHSPDAFEKTLAAVRRVTPGKVLMLFGADGDRDATKRYDMARTAVEGSDILVVTDHHPRFEDPASIRRTLVEGARRARPDAEIHEYSPPEEAIVAAVGLVGEGDAILWAGPGHQDYRDIRGVRTPYSARELARRALRDAGWPVPEPRWPVPYDD